In the Streptomyces sp. SJL17-4 genome, CTTGGTGCCCTGACCCGCCAGGTACACCAGGATCGGCACGGTCAGGATCGAGCCGCCGCCCCCGAGCACGCCGAGGCTGACGCCGATCAGCAGGGAGGCGGCGACGACGAGCACGATCACGGGGTGCTCCGCAGCTCCGCGATCACCGAGCGGATGTCGGGACGCGGACCGCGGTTGTACGGCAGCTTGGAGAGCAGGACGCCCATCATGCAGGAGTTGCTGAGGGCCGCGAAGGTCAGTCCGGCGCCGATCGCCGTCCCGATCAGATGGACGCCCGGCACCAGGATGCCGACGAGACCGGTGATCAGGACGATGGAGCCGGCGACGAGGCGCACCTGGCGCTCGATGTCCCAGCGCTCGGGGCCGCGGTTCACGGGTGCGTCGGCCGCCTCCCAGGCGTTCATTCCGCCGGCGAGGACGCGGAGGTTCGGCAGCCCCGCCCCGGCGAGCGCCTGCTCGGCCTGTGCGGCCCGGGCTCCGGACCGGCAGACCAGGACGACGTCCTCGTCGAGGTGGGAGAGGAGTTCGGCGCGGTGCTCGCGCAGGGTCTCCAGGGGGACGTTGTACGAGCCGGGGATGTGGACGGTACGGAACTCGCCGGGCGTGCGGACGTCGAGGAGGCGCGGGGCGCGCCCTTCCCGGACGAGCCGGTGCAGGACGGCGGGGGTGAGGGAGGGCGGGGTGGCCGAGGGCGTGGGGCTCATGCGTGACTCCTGAGGGGCGACGGGATACCTGTAGGGGTATAGGAGAGGGCGTGCGGGGCCGCGGTGGGGGAGTGGCGCGGCCCCCGGGAGCGGCCGGCAGGTCAGTCGGTGGACGGGACCACGGGCCGGGCCAGGGCCGCGTAGCCGCCGAGGACGTCGGAGACGTCCTCGAAGCCGCGCCGGCGCAGCAGACTCGCCGCGATGGACGAGCGGTGACCGCCGGCGCAGTGCACGACCAGCGGCCGGTCGGTGGGCAGTTCGGCCGTACGCCGGGGAAGCTCGCTCAGGGCGATGTGCAGGGCGTCGTCGACGAAGCCGTTCGCCTCGCGCTCGCCCAGGGTGCGGACGTCCACGACGGCGGGAGGGCGGTCGCCCGCGAGCGCGGCCCGGAGCTGGGCCGCGGTCAGCCGGCTCGCCGGGCTGACCTCGTCGGCCAGTTCCTCCAGGGCCTCCTCGGGGTCGCGCAGGTAACCCGCCACGCGGTCGAAGCCGATCCGGGCGAGGCGGGTGACGACCTCCTCCTCACGGTTCTCCGGCGCGATGACGACCAGCCCGTCGACGGGGTCGAGGACGGTGCCGGCCTGCTCGGCGAACCGCCCGTCGGCCGGAACGTTCACCGCTCCGTACAGATGGCCCGCCGCGAAGTCCTGGGGTGAGCGCGCGTCGACGACGACCGAGCCCGAGCGGCGCAGCTCGGCGAACTCTGCCCGGGAGAGCGGGCGCGCCGCCGCTGCGTCGTACCGGCCCCGGTCCTTGCGGTTGAGCTCGGCGTCGTAGGCGAAGTAGCCCGGCGCGGCGGGTTGCCCGGCGGTGACCAGCGCGACGAAGGCGTCGCGGCTCATCGGCGCGCAGGCGTAGTTGGTGGCGCGCTGGGCCCCGATCGTGGACCGCTTCTCGGTGGAGAGGCTCTTGCCGCAGGCGGAGCCGGCCCCGTGGGCCGGGAACACCCGTACCTCGTCGGGGAGGGCCATCAGCTTGTTCTGGACGCTGTCGTGGAGCATCGCGCCGAGTTCCTCGGCGGTGACGCCGACGGAGGCGAGCAGGTCGGGGCGGCCGACGTCGCCGATGAAGAGGGCGTCGCCGGTGAGGACGCCGTACGGGACGGTGTCGCCGCCGTGCTCGTACACCAGGACGCTGATCGACTCCGGGGTGTGTCCTGGTGTCTCCATGATCTCCAGGGCGACGTCGCCGAGGGCGATCCGCTCGCCCGCGGCCAGCTCGCGGATCGGATACTCGGTCTCGGCCCGGCTGCCGTAGCCGATCCAGGCGCCGGTGCTGTCGGCGAGTTCCAGGTGGCCGGCGACGAAGTCGGCGTGGAAGTGGGTGTTGATGACGCCGACCACGGTCAGACCGTGGGTCCGGGCGTCGGCGAGGTACTCGGAGACGTCCCGGCGCGGGTCGACGACCACCGCCCGGCCGGTCCGCTCGTCGGCGATCATGTACGACGCCTGGGAGAGGCAGTCGAGGTAGTACTGGGCGAAGAACACGGCCATCCTTTCGTGCGGCATGCACGTACCGGGGTACCCCTTGACCCCTCATACCCCCCTGGGTATGTGCGCACTCGACCGTAAGGGGACTCGTCGCGACAAGTCAAATACCCCCCGAGGTATTCGTCCCAGGGAGGCTGAGGCGGGGGTGAGGGCGCCGAGGGTGCGAAACGGCGCAGAGCCGCCCCCGCCCCGCGCCCCCCGCAGGGCGGGCGTCTGTTCGGGGACCGGGAAATCTGATGAACGGGCGCCACGATGTGATCGGTTCATTGCATTTTCCGTGCGGTGATTGGTCGTTTTATGGGTCGAGGATGACCACTGGAGGCAGCCCTTCCAGCACGGGCACATGGCGAACCCGAACTGACTATGCTCCCCCGTGTGTTGCGCTGCGATCACAGCGAGTCATGAACGCTGTGGTGCGCACGGACGGAACGTGGCACTCGCCCGAATGAAGCCCGATTCGTTCCTGACGGTGCATCGCATCACCTCAGTCCGTTCATTCCAGACTGATTAGGGACCCCTTGATGGTTCGTGCAGGTTCGTCTTCCAGAGCCCGGCCACCCGCGGTCGATCGCGTGTGGCTCCTCCCCCCTGGAGTTCTGGCCGGAGCCTTTGCCCTGGCGTTTCTCTTCTCCTCCGCACAGATACGGACACCGGTCGCCTGGTGCGGGCTCGCCGCGGTCGCCCTCACGGCCGTCACGTCCGCCGTGACCGCGCGCCGTCTGCGGTCGGGGGGCGTGCTGCGCTACGAGCGGGCGATCGCCGACGCGCAGGAGTACTACGCGCAACGCGAGGCCGCGCTCCTCGGACGGCTGGCCGACCAGCGCGCCACCACCGTCTGGCTCGCCGAGGAGCTGCTCCCGGCCGCGGTCGCCCGGATGAAGAAGGGCGACCCCGCCTCCGAGATCCTGCGGACCGTCGACTTCGGCGCGCACCTCGACGAGGAGTTCACCGAAGCGGTCCGGGGGGCTCTGCAGACGCTCCTGGAAGCGGTGGAGGCCGAGGAGTACACCAGGGACGCCTCCCAGCGGGCACTCGTCGCCGTCGCGCGCCGCGTCCAGGCGATCGTGCACCAGCTCGCCAAGGACCTGCGCTCGATGCAGATCCTCCACGGCACCGATCTGGTGGTCTCCCGCGGCCTCCAGGGCGTCGACCACCGCACCGCCCTGATCGGCCGCCTCGCGGCCAGCATCGCCGTCCTCGGCGACGCCCGGCCCGGCCGGCAGTGGTCGAAGGCGATCCCGCTCTACGACGTCCTGCGCGGAGCCATGTCGCGCATCGTCGACTTCCCCCGGGTGAAGCTGCAGTCGGTGACCGCCGTGGCCGTCGTCGGCCCCGGAGCCGAGCCGCTCATGCACCTGCTCGCCGAACTGCTCGACAACGCCACCACGTTCTCGCCGCCGCACACCCCGGTGGAGGTGTCCGCGAGCGAGGTGCCCTCCGGCATCGCCATCGAGATCGAGGACCGCGGAGTCGGACTCACCGAGGAGGTCCGCCGGCGCGTCGAGCGCATCATGGCGCAGTCGGCGTCGGGCATCCACCTGGCCGGACTCGGCGAGGTGACGCAGCTCGGTCTGCCCGTCGTCAGCCGGCTGGCCCGTGAGCACGGCTGCGAGGTCGACCTGCGCACCTCCGCCTACGGAGGCGTACGGGCCGTGGTGCTGGTCCCCAGGAACCTGATCACCACGGTGCCGCAGTCCGCGGTGCGGTACCCGCAGCCGCCCGCCCGGCGACGCACGGGAGGCCCGATCCTGCCCAGGCCGACGCCCCCGGGCGATGCCCCGAAGGAATCCGCGGAGGTCAGGAAGACCGTCAACGGACTCCCGCAGCGGCGACGGGAGACCCCCGTCCAGACGCCGATCGTCCAGGTGGGCCCCACACCCCCCGCTCCGGCCGCCGGCCGGGGATCCTCCGGCACGACCCGTCAGCCGGGTCTGATGTGGGAGGCCTTCAACGGCGACAAGCGCGCGACCGCCGAACCTTCCCCTTCTCACAGCGATCCTTCAGATGAGGTCGAGTAACATGCTGCCACTGCCGAACATGGACTGGATGCTCAAGGAGCTCGTGGGCGGCGTCCCGTACGTACGACACGTCGTGGTGCTGTCGGCGGACGGCCTGTGCATCGGGCAGTCGAACACGGAGCCCGACACGGCCGACGCGATCGCCGCGGCCTGCTCCGGAATCCAGAGCCTGGCGAGGGCCATCGCCCAGCGGTTCCCCGAGGGCGACGGCTCGACGCGGATGGTCGGGATCGAGGCCGACGGCGGCTACTTCTCCCTGATGGCGGCCGGCCCCGGGGCCTACCTCGCGGTGCTCGCCGACGACCAGGTGGACGCCGGCCTGTTGGGCGACCGCATGCGGACGCTGGTGGTCCGGATCGGGCAGCACATGACCAGCCCTCCTCGTGAGGACGTCGGGCAGGCGATGTGACATCGGAGAACCAGGACCCCTGGAATGAAAACGATCCCGTTCCGCTCTACGTCATTACCGGGGGCACGGGCTCCGCGGCCAACACCTTCAACCTGGTCACCCTCATCGCGACGCGCTCCGAGCCCGACGCGGCGATGCAGCCCGAGCAGGCGGCCATCCTCACGATGTGCGCCTACCCGCTCTCGGTGGCCGAGGTCTCGGCCTACCTCAGCCTTCCGTTCAGCGTCGTCACCACGCTGCTCTCCCAACTCGTCGAGGACGAACGGGTCGAGGCCATCGCACCCGTGCCCGTCGCGGCATTCCCCGAACGCGGCCTGCTGGAGGCGGTGATCCATGGACTACGCAAGCTCTGACGTACGCGATGCCGGCCCACGTGGCACAGACATGCCGCTGCCCCACAGTGCCAGGGGCGTCAAGGTCGTGATCGTCGGAGGCTTCGGGGTCGGCAAGACGACCATGGTCGGGGCGGTCAGCGAGATCCCGCCCCTGACCACCGAGGAGACCATGACGCAGGCGGGCGTGGGCATCGACCACAACCCCGGCGCCCACGGCAAGAACACCACGACCGTCGCCATGGACTTCGGACGGATCAGCATCAACGAGGAGCTGATCCTCTATCTGTTCGGGACGCCGGGACAGGAGCGCTTCTGGTTCCTGTGGAACGGCATCTTCGAAGGCGCGCTCGGCGCCGTCGTCCTCGTCGACACCCGCAGGATCGAAGTCTGCTTCGAAGTCATCACCCGCCTCGAGGACCGCCGCGTCCCGTTCGTCGTGGCCGTCAACACGTTCCCGGAGGCTCCGCACCACCCCGCAGAAGAACTGCGCGCTGCTCTGGCCCTCAGCGAATCCGTGCCCATGGTCACCTGTGACGCACGTGACCGGGCGTCCTGCCGCGACGCCCTGCTCTCGCTGATGGTCTACCTGCGCACCCTCGCCGCCGCCCAGGAGACCGCATGACCCTCCCACCCGCCGAACACACCACGGAGACGCCCGGGGCGATCCCCCCTCCGGGCTGCCCGGCCCACGTCGCCACCGGACCCGGGGGAGCGACCCGTCTCTACGGCGGCGCCGCCGAGACGGACCCCATGGGCCTGTACGAGGAACTGCGCGCCAAACACGGTCCGGTGGCGCCCGTACTGCTCGACGGCGACGTACGCGCCTGGCTCGTCCTGGGCTACCTCGAGAACCGCGACGTGGCCAGCCGCCCGACCCAGTTCTCCCGCGACCCGCGCGTCTGGCACGGCTGGCGCAGCGGCGAGATCGACCCCGCCACCTCGCCCCTGGTGCCGATGATCGGCTGGCGCCCCGACTGCGTCTGCGCGGACGGCGAGGAGCACCAGCGGCTGCGCGGCGCGGTCACGGCCGGCCTCAGCCAGTTCGACCACCGCGGCATCCGCCGCCACATCACCCGCTTCGCGCACCAGGTGATCGACACGTTCTGCGAGGACGGCGAGGCGGAACTGGTCGGCCAGTTCACCGAGCACGTCCCCATGCTCACGCTGACCCATCTGCTCGGCATGTCGGACGAGGCCGGCCCCCGGCTCGTCCACGCCGCCCGTGACCTCTTCAAGGCCACCGAGACCTCGCTCGCCAGCAACGCGTACGTCCTGGAGAGCCTCGCGCAGCTCGTCGACGCCAAGCGGGCCCGCCCGGGGCAGGACATCGCGTCCGCGCTGATGGCCCACCCCGCGAACCTGTCGGACGAGGAGGTGCAGCACCACCTGCGCCTCATCCTCCTCGCCGGGTACGAGACGACCGCCAACCTCATGTCCAACGTCCTGCGCATGGTGGTCACCGACCCCCGGTTCCGCGGGTCGCTGGCGGGCGGTCAGATGACCCTGCCGGAAGCGGTGGAGCAGGTCCTCTGGGACGAGCCCCCGCTGATGGTGTGCCCCGGCCGCTGGGCCAACGGCGACACCACCCTGGGGGGACAGCAGATCAAGGCGGGAGACATGCTCCTGCTCGGCCTGGCCGCCGGAAACGTCGACGAGGCGATCCGCCCCGATCCCTCGACGCCGGTGCACCACAACCGCGCGCACCTGTCCTTCAGCGCCGGCACCCATGAGTGCCCCGGGCAGGACATCGGCCGCATCATCGCCGACACGGGCATCGACATCCTGCTCACCCGGCTCCCCGACATCGCCCTGTCCATCCCCGAGGAGGACCTCGCCTGGCGCTCCTCCACCTGGGCCCGGCACCTGACGGCCCTGCCCGTGAGCTTCGCCGCCCGCGCACCGCAGGACTTCGACGTCCCGAGCCCGCTGCCGACCCCGCCGGCCCCGAGCGTCGGGACGCCGGCGGCGCCGCCGTGGCAGGCGGCCGAGCCGGAGCCCGAGCCGGAGCGCGGGCCCGCCCCCCGTCCCTCGTGGCGGTCACGGCTCAAGCGCCTCCTGCGGATGCGGTAGACCGCACGTCGAGGGGGCTGCCGGCGGCCGGTCCGCCGGTATCCCCCTCGTCGTGATCAGGACCGCTGCCGCTGTTCCGGTACGGAGAGGTCCGCGGCGGCGTAGCGGGGGGCGCCGGTGTACCAGGCATGGATGCCGGACAGGAAGCCGCAGGCTCCCTGGAGCCAGGTCTCCAGTTCGGCCCGCTCGTCGTGGTCGAGACCTGATCGCCGTACCAGCTGGGGCAGTTCGCTCTGCCGGAGGTGCTCGAAGTCCCGCAGCCTGGTGTTCACCAGGTTGAGGGCGGCGGGTACGGCGTCGTGGAGGGCGATGCCCAGGGACGTACCGAGGACCACGACCAGGTTGTTGACGTCGTGTTCCTCGTGGACCTCCCGTTCGTACGACGCGAGGTCGTTGGCCAGCCCCATGTAGTCCATGAAGGCGTCGAGCAGGGCCCGCACGGTCCGGCTGTGCCGGATCTGCTCGGGTATGCGGGCGCCGGTGGCCAGCTCGACGGAGTACGGGGCGGTGTGGGCGGCGAAGCTCTCGCGCCGGAACGGGGCGTACTCGATCAGATGGGGGACACGGCCGCCTCGGCTGTTGGCGAGCTCCTCGACTCCCGCGTCGACGTAGCGCACCAGGGCCCGGTTGAACTCGTGCCGCCAGTGCGCCAGTCGGGGCGGGAAGAAGTGCCGCTGCAGATCGGCGATACCCCGCTCGACCGGGTTCGACGGCTCGGGCGACCTGGCCCCGGTGCCGAAGTCCGGCCGCAGGAACTCGCGCAGCCGGGCGGTGAAGGCCGCGGCGCCGGGCAGGTCACCGGTCTGCTTGAAGGCGGTGGCGAAGTAGTCGTCCCAGGCCAGTGCCCAGATGTTGAACCGGTGGTTGAGCCGCAGGTCGGCGAACGAGGCGTCGGGCAGTGCCCAGGCGGTCAACTGGTCGACCGTCATGGCATGGAACTGCGACCGGGTCCATATGGGGGGATGGCCGGACGGTCCTTCCGCACCGTCCAGCATGCCCATCGCGCGTGCCCACGTCTCGCTCTCCTCGTGCAGGGCCGACAGATACGGATTCACCCGCAGCGGATAGGGCATCCACAGCCGGGGCTGCTCGAGAGCACGCACTGTCATGGGGACCAACCTCCTTCTTCGTTCGGCCGCGGAGGGACGCGGTGGGCTGTGTGGACTCCCGCACGTGGTGACGGCCGCACTGCCGTGACGCCGGACGATGCCCGGCCCACGGCCCTCCAAACCTGCCCGCCAAGGACGATCGTCAACCCCTCAACTGTTCCTGACCAGTATTCAGAACAGCTTCATGCGGAAGGAAACGATCCTTCTGGAGAACGTTCCGCAATTCTGCGCACAGTGTCGTCATCCTTCCCGGGTGTTTCCACCCGACTGCCCTGCGGGCCGCGGGTGAGAATGTAGAGGAGGAGGGCGGCCATCATGGCGACGCCCGCCCACATGGCCTGCTGCCAGCCGTCGACGAAGGACTCCTGGGCCCCGCGGATCAGCACCCGCCCATGGACACCGGCTCCGCCCGCCGCCTCGACGGCGTTCGCGACGCCTTCGCGGGCGGTGTCGGCCACACCCCCGGGGACGCCGTCGAGCCGGGTGCCGATGGTGCTGCGGTATCCGGCGGAGACGAGCGCGCCGAGCAGCGCCACGCCGAGCGCGGTACCGAACTCGCGCGTGACATCGTTGAGCGCGGAGGCGACACCCTGGCGCTCCCGCGGCAGGGAACCGGTGAGGGCCTCGGTCGAGGGCGTCATCGCCAGACCCATGCCGATCCCCATGGCGAGCATGCCGGGGAGCAGGGCCGGGTAGCCGCCGTCGACGGAGACGAACGTGGCCATCAGAACCAGACCGGCGGCGGCCAGCAGGGTGCCGCTCGCCATCGTCGACCGGGCGCCGACCCGCACCGCGAGCCTCGGGGCGAGACCCGAGGCCGCCATCATGGCCACGGCCATCGGCATGAGCGCCAGCGTGGACAGCAGGGCGGACCAGCCGAGCACGGCCTGGAAGAACGGGAAGAGGACCACGAAGATGCCCGCCTGGACGCCGAACAGCGCCAGGAGCGTCAACGATCCGGCCGCGGCCGAGCGCTTGCCGAAGAGACGCAGGTCCAGCAGGGCCGCGTCCCGGCGGCGCAGCTCCCACCCGACGAAACCGGCGGCGGCGACGACACCGACGGCGCCGCCGATCAGGGTCGCGGGGGCGGACCAGCCCCGCTCCGGGCCTTCCTGGAGGACGAAGATGAGGCCGACCACGGCGACGACCGAGGTCAGCGCGCCGACGGAGTCGAAGGGGTGCCCCGAGGTCTCGCTGGAGTCGGGCACCGACCGCAGCGTCATGGCGAAGGCCACGACGACGAGTGCGACGGGCAGGGCGAACAGCCACCGCCAGTTCGCCACGTCGACCAGGGCGGCGGAGAGAAACATGCCCAGGACGCCGCCGCCACCGGCCACACCGGTCCACACCCCGATGGCCCGGCCGCGCTCCTCCTCGGGGAAGGTCGTGGTGATCACGGCGAGGGTGATCGGCATGATCATGGCCGCGCCCACACCGCTGAGCAGACGCGCGGCGAGCATGACCTCCGTGGAGGGGGCGAGCGCTGCGGCCACTCCGGCCACCCCGAAGACGGCCAGGCCGCCGAGCAGCATGGGCTTGCGGCCGAGGCGGTCGCCGATCGCGCCGAGCGGCAGCAGGAGCGCGGCCAGGGCGAGCGTGTAGATGTTGATGATCCACAGGATCGTGCTCTGCGAGGCGCCGAAGATGACGGCGAGGTCGGGCTGGGCCACGTTCAGACCCGACACGGAGGCGATGACGGCCATGAGGG is a window encoding:
- a CDS encoding rhodanese-like domain-containing protein, which produces MSPTPSATPPSLTPAVLHRLVREGRAPRLLDVRTPGEFRTVHIPGSYNVPLETLREHRAELLSHLDEDVVLVCRSGARAAQAEQALAGAGLPNLRVLAGGMNAWEAADAPVNRGPERWDIERQVRLVAGSIVLITGLVGILVPGVHLIGTAIGAGLTFAALSNSCMMGVLLSKLPYNRGPRPDIRSVIAELRSTP
- a CDS encoding rhodanese-like domain-containing protein; translation: MFFAQYYLDCLSQASYMIADERTGRAVVVDPRRDVSEYLADARTHGLTVVGVINTHFHADFVAGHLELADSTGAWIGYGSRAETEYPIRELAAGERIALGDVALEIMETPGHTPESISVLVYEHGGDTVPYGVLTGDALFIGDVGRPDLLASVGVTAEELGAMLHDSVQNKLMALPDEVRVFPAHGAGSACGKSLSTEKRSTIGAQRATNYACAPMSRDAFVALVTAGQPAAPGYFAYDAELNRKDRGRYDAAAARPLSRAEFAELRRSGSVVVDARSPQDFAAGHLYGAVNVPADGRFAEQAGTVLDPVDGLVVIAPENREEEVVTRLARIGFDRVAGYLRDPEEALEELADEVSPASRLTAAQLRAALAGDRPPAVVDVRTLGEREANGFVDDALHIALSELPRRTAELPTDRPLVVHCAGGHRSSIAASLLRRRGFEDVSDVLGGYAALARPVVPSTD
- a CDS encoding ATP-binding protein, translated to MWLLPPGVLAGAFALAFLFSSAQIRTPVAWCGLAAVALTAVTSAVTARRLRSGGVLRYERAIADAQEYYAQREAALLGRLADQRATTVWLAEELLPAAVARMKKGDPASEILRTVDFGAHLDEEFTEAVRGALQTLLEAVEAEEYTRDASQRALVAVARRVQAIVHQLAKDLRSMQILHGTDLVVSRGLQGVDHRTALIGRLAASIAVLGDARPGRQWSKAIPLYDVLRGAMSRIVDFPRVKLQSVTAVAVVGPGAEPLMHLLAELLDNATTFSPPHTPVEVSASEVPSGIAIEIEDRGVGLTEEVRRRVERIMAQSASGIHLAGLGEVTQLGLPVVSRLAREHGCEVDLRTSAYGGVRAVVLVPRNLITTVPQSAVRYPQPPARRRTGGPILPRPTPPGDAPKESAEVRKTVNGLPQRRRETPVQTPIVQVGPTPPAPAAGRGSSGTTRQPGLMWEAFNGDKRATAEPSPSHSDPSDEVE
- a CDS encoding roadblock/LC7 domain-containing protein gives rise to the protein MLPLPNMDWMLKELVGGVPYVRHVVVLSADGLCIGQSNTEPDTADAIAAACSGIQSLARAIAQRFPEGDGSTRMVGIEADGGYFSLMAAGPGAYLAVLADDQVDAGLLGDRMRTLVVRIGQHMTSPPREDVGQAM
- a CDS encoding DUF742 domain-containing protein — its product is MTSENQDPWNENDPVPLYVITGGTGSAANTFNLVTLIATRSEPDAAMQPEQAAILTMCAYPLSVAEVSAYLSLPFSVVTTLLSQLVEDERVEAIAPVPVAAFPERGLLEAVIHGLRKL
- a CDS encoding ATP/GTP-binding protein — its product is MDYASSDVRDAGPRGTDMPLPHSARGVKVVIVGGFGVGKTTMVGAVSEIPPLTTEETMTQAGVGIDHNPGAHGKNTTTVAMDFGRISINEELILYLFGTPGQERFWFLWNGIFEGALGAVVLVDTRRIEVCFEVITRLEDRRVPFVVAVNTFPEAPHHPAEELRAALALSESVPMVTCDARDRASCRDALLSLMVYLRTLAAAQETA
- a CDS encoding cytochrome P450; translation: MTLPPAEHTTETPGAIPPPGCPAHVATGPGGATRLYGGAAETDPMGLYEELRAKHGPVAPVLLDGDVRAWLVLGYLENRDVASRPTQFSRDPRVWHGWRSGEIDPATSPLVPMIGWRPDCVCADGEEHQRLRGAVTAGLSQFDHRGIRRHITRFAHQVIDTFCEDGEAELVGQFTEHVPMLTLTHLLGMSDEAGPRLVHAARDLFKATETSLASNAYVLESLAQLVDAKRARPGQDIASALMAHPANLSDEEVQHHLRLILLAGYETTANLMSNVLRMVVTDPRFRGSLAGGQMTLPEAVEQVLWDEPPLMVCPGRWANGDTTLGGQQIKAGDMLLLGLAAGNVDEAIRPDPSTPVHHNRAHLSFSAGTHECPGQDIGRIIADTGIDILLTRLPDIALSIPEEDLAWRSSTWARHLTALPVSFAARAPQDFDVPSPLPTPPAPSVGTPAAPPWQAAEPEPEPERGPAPRPSWRSRLKRLLRMR
- a CDS encoding MFS transporter; its protein translation is MNPNQSADEGAPDARRRRTILIAVCVALMAVIASVSGLNVAQPDLAVIFGASQSTILWIINIYTLALAALLLPLGAIGDRLGRKPMLLGGLAVFGVAGVAAALAPSTEVMLAARLLSGVGAAMIMPITLAVITTTFPEEERGRAIGVWTGVAGGGGVLGMFLSAALVDVANWRWLFALPVALVVVAFAMTLRSVPDSSETSGHPFDSVGALTSVVAVVGLIFVLQEGPERGWSAPATLIGGAVGVVAAAGFVGWELRRRDAALLDLRLFGKRSAAAGSLTLLALFGVQAGIFVVLFPFFQAVLGWSALLSTLALMPMAVAMMAASGLAPRLAVRVGARSTMASGTLLAAAGLVLMATFVSVDGGYPALLPGMLAMGIGMGLAMTPSTEALTGSLPRERQGVASALNDVTREFGTALGVALLGALVSAGYRSTIGTRLDGVPGGVADTAREGVANAVEAAGGAGVHGRVLIRGAQESFVDGWQQAMWAGVAMMAALLLYILTRGPQGSRVETPGKDDDTVRRIAERSPEGSFPSA